CTCTCCTCTGTAAATCCCTTGCGCCGGGGGTGTGCGATTCCCTCTGCGCGTCACGACAATGAATTAGGGATATTATTAGGTGCTGTGTGCTGTGCCCTTTATTTCGCAATCGATTTTCATTTAAATAAAAACGATGTCGTTTTCATATCGTACCTTAGGGCTTAGCCTTCCCTTTGCAGCCTGTTGCCTTTTGGTGGTGATGATCGGCGAAGGAGACAGCGAGATGGAAATtggagattgattaaagaaagAATCAAGGCAGGTAAGGAGGGGAGGATTATGTTAGGTTTTGCTGAAGGCTGAAGATGGTGAGAAAAGGAGAAGGAAGGAGGCGATAGACTGTGTTATTCGAATTTGGGATTGAGAATTTTGGGAATTTGGTGGGGGtgtatttagttttttttttgttttgttttttccgAAAGGAGGTgtatttagttttattttagcCATTTAGTTTTCCGTACCCGTGTTTGAACGGGAAGTTTCGTGCAAAGACGACGTTTTTCAAGTAAAATTCTGTTAAAATTTTGCTATTCAACTATTAAAAATTGGACAaattacaaatctaaacaaACTGACGGGGtctattaatatatttaatctattttatttttttaataaaaaaaaacaatgtatTAATGAGTCAAATCATGGTAAAATTGTAACAATGAAACAGAAACATAActcggtaataaattaaaaaaagaagggtaagtggataaacgagaagactgtgctaacacatgtatCATCCCATTCACTTGCCGccgtatccatttgactgagtaagagtcatttgatgttagaatcaatcgtatttgaataattctatccCCAAATTCGGAATCATCAACATAACTAGAGTTTATTGCATCAATCACTTGTTTAACATCAGATTCGAAAACCACATTCCTTCTTCCAACAGCTTCTAGCCATTGCATAGCCTGTAATAGTGCTTCAGCCTCACATTCTCGAGTTGTTGGACAACATAACAAACCCGCACATCTTCCCATTACAAACTGTCCATTTGCATCTCTTACTGCTGCTCCCATCCCTGCACGACCATCAGCGTTAAAGCATGCGGCATCAACATAACACGAGAGAAATCCTTCCGATGGCGGGTGCCAAGCCGTGCAAGTAGCGAATGAATTATTTCCTGCTACTGTATTTCTAATTCGTTGTTCTCCTGTACCAGTCCGATTCCTCAAGGCATTTGCTTCTGACCAATCATTAAGTACTGTGCAAGCTTGAGCCACTATCTGATCTGTTGTGCGAATCTCATACTGCCAAAGACGGGTATTCCTAGCCTGCCATAAACTCCAGAGGTGCATCAAAAAATGTTTTCACAATTTGTTCTGGTGCtgctctaatcatattatgaaaCCATGCTGTCAGATTCTCAGCCACTGTTGCCTCCGCATTAATTCGTTCCAGCATCCCCGCCTTCTGCCATACTCTTATAGCTCCTGCACATTCAATAAAAAGATGCCATCCATCCTCCCAAGGTTCGTTACATATCACACAAGTACTACATACCTGTAACCCACGAAATAGAAGATTCACACGCGTTGGGAGACAATTTCGTGCTAGTTGCCAACCAAAATATCAGACCTTTTGTGGAATTTCAGCATACCACAATTTTTTCCAAGCTCCCTGAACATGAAATCTTTCACCTGCTTCCAAAGTTGTAGCCAACCTGTAAGCACTTTTGACTGTGTAACGTCACGTAAAATGGAATTTCCATATTAACCGATCCTCACTACTCAAAGTACCAACGGATAGTTTATGAATTTCTGTAATATCTCTATGCTCGAAAACTTCCTCCAATAACTCTTCATCCCAATCTCTGGAATTATGGATAAACAAATCACTAACTTTCAAATACTCCAGCCCATCCACTATAGGGGTTCGTATATAGCCATCCTCCTCATTACGCAACCATCTCTCACTCCACACATTTATTGATTGACCGTTTCCAATTTTCCATCTGATTCCTTCTCTAATGATTAGTTGAGAACTCGAGATACTTCACCATATAAAACTTGGTGAATGCCCTAATGAGGCTCCCATAAAATCCCCTTTtggataatatttagctttgaaaacttTACTAACAAGCGAAGATGGATTGGTTAATAACCGCCATCCCTGTTTTCCCAACATAGCAAGATTAAAGGCTGTGAAATTTCGGAAACTCAGTCCTCCCATCAATTTTGGAGCACATAATCTGTCCCATGCCATCCAATTCAGTCCTCTCTCACTTGACTTTTTATTACCCCACCAAAACGAATTTAGCATTCATTGTAATTCCTCAGTCGTCGATATAGGAAGCAAGAATACACTCATGAAATAGATTGGGATAGCTTGTCCTGCTGCTCGAATAAGTGTAGCCTTACCAGCTTTTGATATTCCTTTCCCTCTCCGCGCTGTAGCCGCTGCCATAATCTGTATCTGAAGTGTGCAAAGATTGCTCGCTTCGTTCTGCCCACCAATGATGGAAGGTCCAAATACCTTCCTGTATTCAACGGACTAGTAATTCCCAAAATGCTTGAAATTCCCATAGCTAGGTCATTTTCCACATTTCTACTGAACATGATTCCAGATTTTTGACAGTTTATAGCTTGTCCCGAAGCTAATTCATATGATCTGAGTAATTTTTTTAACACTCTAATTTTAGATATGGTAGCCTGGCAAAATAAAAatgcatcatcagcaaagagcaaATGTGAAATCGCAGGCGCCCCTCGCTTAACTCGACATCCATGCAATAACCCCCTATTCTCAGCTGCCACCAATAATGATGTCAACCCTTCAACACAAAGCAAAAATAAATATGGTGATAGTGGATCACCTTGGCGGAGTCCTCTTTTCGGGCAAATAGGACCAACCAACTGATCATTTACTCTAACCATATATtgcacagaagatacacaatgcaTTATCAAGTTCACCCATTTATCTGCAAAACCCAACTTTAGCATCACTTCTCTTAGATAATTTCAATCCATCCTGTCATATGCTTTACTCATATCAACCTTTAGTGCCACATTACCTACTTTCTTAGCAACGTTATTGTTAATGCTATGAATAAGTTCAAATGCGATCAAAACATTGTCATGAATAGACCTCCCTTTAATAAAAGCAGATTGATTTTCCGAGATAATCCCAGTCAGAAGCATCTTCAATCTATTTGCTAAGACTTTGGAGAAAATTCTGAGTATAACATTACAAAGTGCTATTGGACGAAGTTCAGTCATAATAACAGGATTCTCACACTTTGGAATAAGAGTAATGACAGTATTATTAAGCTCAGAGGGGAACATACCTTGATCGAACCATGTTGACCCAGCAGTAAAGATATCATCTCCAATTATGtcccaaatttttttataaaatcctGGATTAAATCCGTCGGGTCCTGGAGCGTTATCAGGATGCATATCAAATAAAGCTCTCTTGAACTCATGTTTTGTAAGTGGTCGTAGTAATTGCTCATTGTCCCGATCAGTAATGCGTGGTTGCATTAAATCTACCACTTCACTCCATTCACTATTACTGTCAGAGAAAACCGATTCAAAATATATCCCTAGTTCCATTCAACTTCTACTCTCGCTTCTTCGTCTTTCTTCGTTTCAATTGAGGGAGACTAAATAGCGCAATTTAATTATgtggaaaaagaaagaagaattaTGTGGAAGAAAATGGTATTGTTTGATTTTTTAGCGGTAAAAAAGAATTATGTGTAAGAAAATGGTATCGTTTGATTTTTTAGCGGTAAAGAAGAATAATGTGGAAAAAAATGGtattgtttcaatttcctcaatttttctccatttttatcgcatttgtgacgaaatttatcGCATCCCGTCACAAATATGACAgctattgacaaaattataacaagataatctttcttatttccacaaaatatgtttcttctttaacattatttctatttctataacataattaccaaaaaaaacaaaatgttattgtgtttaataaattttttatttttattttataatttatttgttgattaatttaaaacctgtctatgattggaccttaactatcagctcgagcttttagttcaaaacggttccatgacatggtattagagcctctaggaccaaacggtcgagggttcgagtcccaaCAACCTCATTATTGTgcggaattaaaaacacatggcgggatggacctgtgttgtgcacgctgcaagcccaaggggcatttgcgtgtgggggtgtgttgGAGaataatataagatctatgattgggccttaactatcagctcgagcttttagttcaattggttccatgataataattaaatagctaacaacaacaacaaacaactgAACCAAATAAGCCCTAAGCAAACGTATAATTTGGTTCATATTTTAGCTTTTTGCTTCATTGAGCTCTTATATGATTATATGTAAGACTTGTACAATCTAAAATTTGATGTGATTGATATGGATgctttctatggttactttacAAAATAGTCATCTGAATTAACCGCTGATTTATAAAAAACAatatacaaataaaaaaagacAGACAGAGCACAAGGGGAAAAGCAAAAGGAAATTCTACTCTTCTACTAATTTTTGTTGGAGAAGATGGACGTTTTTATTGCTAGATACTTGTATACCAACATCAATTAACTAACACCAACTACTCAAAGACAAACATAACTGAGTTTAAATAAAATGAGAACAAGCAGAAATATCCACATTCCATTCTTTAATTCACATAGATGACTATCACTTTATATTACCATATACCATGAACATAACAACTTACACCAGCAAATATCCCCACAATTTCATGCACACAAAGCAGATTCTACTTAGAGTAAAGCCATAGAAAGATGTCAAAACAGAAATTGAATTTAGCATATCATCTCCTGCTGTTTCACCAAAAAAGATTTTACTTCATCTCAAGTGTGTGGTTTAACCAAAGGAAGTAGATTTGGAACAGTGCTATCTGCTAGTTCAGACCCCATGAAACAAACAAGCAAATAAGGAATGAATGGTTATAAGTTATAACAACTAACAAGCAAAAACCCAGGTAGAAACCATGAATTGTAACAGCTTACAATACAGCagcaccattgatgaaattgcATATGGAATAAGCAATGCCAAAAAAAACTGCTTCAAAATTCAGCAGGCAAAGGTCTTCAATGAGATTAACAAGATTTGTTTCCTTCATCTATCTGATAGTATACCAAACAAATCAAAGCTACAGGCCTATTTATATAACATTCTAAATTTTTTGAAGAAACTAAAGCATTTCCCCTAAGCCACAACCTCAATAGTCAATAGCAACCAACATATAAAGCCAACTTAATCAAAGAATAAATTGCTTTGTTAATCCTGTACTACCTTCATCCCAAATTGATAGACCACTTTCAGCTTTCATTTAGTTTAAACAATTGTAGCAAAGATAGTATTTAACATATTTTCAAGTCTACGAAACCATAAATTCAAGTCTTACTGTTACGAGATAATCTTCAGAACAACATGTGAAATAACATTGACTATGAGAAAAACAAACTCAACTCAGTGATGGTTCATACATATCCATACATACTTTCAGAAATAACAATGATGAAGAATTGCAGTTCAAAATATTTATTGTAGATAATCACTAAACTCTAATAGCTTTATAATTCAATGCTATCATACTAGATACAACAACTCCAGATCTGATGTAGAGAGATTCACATCAAAATTGACCCTAATAATAATTAAACCAAACTCGATTTATTTCTCCATGACCACAAACTGCCAGATGAGATCAAATTGAAATCCCCATTTTCCATATTTTAACCATCTGAATCTAATTATTGTTCCTTCTCCCTTTCATCAACGATTATCAACATAAAGATAaactaaatctaaaaaaaaaaaaaaagagcaagCTTTATAAGAAATCATACACTCTTGATAATCCCTCTCCTAGCCAAGAATTTAGCCAGCGGAGGCGTAACTGCAAGGGTTATGGGCACTCGTATAGGAAACAGCGCCTTGTTACAGAGCAAAGCCATAGTAAATGCACCACCAGCGGAGGCTGCAAGCTCAGCCGCTCGATTCCTCTTCTTTTCCACATCCGCCGCCGTCTCTGTAGTCGCAGAGCCGTCCTGAGATTGTTTATCAGATTCCTTGGCAGAGATTCCAGGAAGATGCAACCTGTCAAAAAGGGATTCAACATCGACGTTGTTCTTGATGGCAATGTAGAGGCCAGTAATTGAGGCTGCAGATACAGAGCAATGAACAACAAAAGCTACTTTTCCATACTTCTTTAGTATTTCTTTAAGTCGACCAGCCATTTCTGCTCCGGATTTTTGCTGAGAATTTCAAGTTTTTAGGGTTTTGTAAGGGGTTTGGGATTGTTGATACTTGAACAAGAAGCTGCTGCTATGACTCTGCAGTCCAATGCCCCTGAAACGACAGCGTAAGAGCATCGCGTTTTTAATTTCTCAACTATTCTGGTCCGAGTCATATCATATtatctctttttttcttttcttttattgatTAAAGCCGACAGTCATAACTCTTTTTagaaaaaagtttttttttttttttgaaatatttttttaaaaaaggttAGTCTCGTTAAATTGAAAGATTAATTAGCTCGCTGAACTTGTGTTTCACCAGGTCTTTGAATTTGATTCTTTCGTATTAACAACTATTTGAATTTCTATAAAAGTAGACTATTTCCCTGGATTTTATAATTATCGCACAAACTCTCTAAACTTACTaattccgtaacaactaaatataaaaactatAATACTAAGgacccgtttgttttacttattggaaaaaactgattttctaaaaaaaaaaaaagggactTCGGTTTTTGTAAAAGGCTACTCTTCAGATGTAAAAGACAAATAGGAGGGTCACAAACCAAAcgcctaaaactctccattttgaagtgaaaaggcaaacatggacatgaaaatgagcaaccaaacaccctctaACTCTCATTCCTTATCTATTCGATCTTTCAAATCTGCAACACTAACTcgtataataggttgaaaggtagaagaagagaaaaaattacatctcgaatagatgaacactagtacagaaatgctcaCTTGTGTCGCACCTCTTGTGTCGCGCCTGAAGAGAAGGCGACACAACAGAGCAACTAGTGTCGCGCGTTCTTTAAACGCGACACAACTAAATATTCTGTGCCATCACTTGTGTCACGCTTGAAGAGCGTGCGTCACAAATGAGTTACTTCTTGTATCGCCTGTCTTTCAGTGCGACACAAGAGTAAGCTTGTGACGCGCTTTTACTAAAACGACACAAGGAGTGTTTTATCTTTATGACACACTTTTATAAAAGCGACACAAGTAGTGTGTTATCTTTGTGTTGCTCCTTTCTAAAGTGTGACACACCTAATACGAACTACTATttgaatataaatattttttattcatattttttttcttagtttctacatatttcttaaaaaactaaaaaattacaaaaatgatgaaaattaaatatcttgtacatatatatataaacttaaaaacttatctcatataaattaattaaaaataaaatgaaccgAAAAATATATACTTAAAGTGTAAAAATGGAGGATCGAacgtaattaaaaataaaatgaactaaaatgtaAATACGAAGGTTCGAACCTCTAACCTGTCAAAACATTGCTAATATCTTAACCATCTGagctattttatttcttatcaaCCATTCACTGATTATAAACTTATcccaataaattaattaaaaataaaatgtactAAAATGTAAATATAGAGGTTCAAACCTCTAACCTATCAAACTATTATCTAATGTCTTAACCATCTGAACCATTATATTTGTTGTCAAGCATTtactaattataaaaaatataaaacgtttaaatataagaattttacctaattaataaaACCAGAACTCTTTTATCGTATGCTTTCTCTGCTTCCTTATTTCTAGGTTTTATTTTCTCCATAGCCGTCAACTCCATAGCCGCCAACCTCCACCTTGCACACTGCCATCTCCACCTTGCACCGCCACCTCGCACACCGCCGGTCATTCCGCTTCTCAAGGCGCCGGAAACAAGGAGTGGCTTCCTCCACCGTCGTTCCTCCACCGTTCATCCCTTCCGAGCGCTCTCGTTCCTCTACCGTCTCGCACAGCGTCGTTCCGTCTCGTCGTTCCTTCTTGCACAGTGTCGTTCCGTCTCGTCGTTCTATTTCGTCTCGCACATGCGATGTAAGTAAATTTCTGGATTAAATTTCTATTATTCATGTTTGTGATGAATTAAATTCTGGGTTAAATTTCTGTTCGTGGTGGTTATTTGGGATTTTTCTGCCGCAGTGCTTGGTTGGTCTAGTTAGGGTAGTAGTATATTGTTA
The window above is part of the Euphorbia lathyris chromosome 3, ddEupLath1.1, whole genome shotgun sequence genome. Proteins encoded here:
- the LOC136223260 gene encoding uncharacterized protein gives rise to the protein MAGRLKEILKKYGKVAFVVHCSVSAASITGLYIAIKNNVDVESLFDRLHLPGISAKESDKQSQDGSATTETAADVEKKRNRAAELAASAGGAFTMALLCNKALFPIRVPITLAVTPPLAKFLARRGIIKSV